The genomic DNA ACCACAACCTCCCTCGGGTGATCCTGCTCGACCGTCACCTTCTCACCGTAGATGTGGGCCCTGCGGTGGCGAAGCAGGAAGATGTTGTTGACTGGCTGCTTGCCCGCGAGAGCATTCTCGAAGACTACTTGCTCGACGGCGTCGAGGCACTGCTCGACGATTTCATCCCAGGCCGCCGCGAACTCTGGATCGGACTGCCGCAGCTTGTAGAGGCTGGTGCGGTTCCGGCCGATCGCCTCCGCGGCCTTCGAGACGTTGAACGTCGTCCTTAGGACTTCAAGGAACTTCTTGCGCTCCTTTGCTGTAATCGCCGTGCCTTGCCTCGGCTTCAACGCTTTCGACATTAGAAAAACCTCCAACATGGTGTTCTAGCTGCGCGTACCTCCTCACGATGACGGTGGGTCCCCGCAGAGGGGCCCACATCCCGGTACAGGCGCGGTCCAAAAGAACCGCTCACGTGACCACCTCCTCCAAGATGGTCTCACCCGACCCTCGAAGGGCACCGTCCAGTTGAGCCCTGATCTTCTCCTCTGCTGCGTGAGCGATGGCGCGCCCCAGTCTTGCGTGACACGTTGAACATGTAGCGTACAAGGCGCCGGCGAATAACCGCCCATCGGAACGCCGGAACAGGACTGCCACGTCCCTTGTCACCAGCCACAGAGCTAAGACATTGGGTCGTTCGGAATCGCAGACTGCACAGCGTGTCGGGTACGCGATGACGCAGTAGCAGGGTGCGGCGAAAACGCTAGTCGCATAGTCCTTGAGCACGGACACGTACTTCTGAATCACACGGTCTTCCATCAATTTCTCCTCCGATCATTGTTTGAATCCTGGTCTGGCTCCGGGAGTTGGCCGGCGCCTACTTGGTGGTCCGGATCGGTCCGGTTGGGACTGCCCACCCAGCGGCCTTGATCCGAGTCGTCCCTGGCCTCGTCCCACGTCTTCCCCACGACCGGCTGGACGAGGTTCTTCGTGGGGATGCCCGGTAGGACAGCGGTTGCAGCGTCGATGAGGGCGTCGTAGATGGCCTGACCGGTCGCTTTGATGCAATCGTCGTTTGCGACCACGAGCACCTCGTCGTGCACGGTAGAGACAATCCACGCGTCGAGGCTGCGGAGACGCTCTCGGAGCTTGACCAGGGCCACCTGCATGATCTCTGCTGCGGAACCCTGAATTGGCGTGTTGAGGTGGGCATTGGCCCAATACTCGCCTCGGCCGGTCCTTTGCAGGTCACGAACTCGTCCAAGGGCGGTTTCTTCGACGTACCGATCTTGCTCTCGGCCTCGAATCCCAGCGTGCCAGTGCCCAATCTCCGGGTACGCCTCGAAGAACTTCGCGCGCAACGAACTCGCCTCTGCGGGAGTCAGCTTTACGCCGTAGTTCGCACGGGCATACTCGATCAGGCCCTTCGCTTGTTGCCCGTACAGAAGACCGAAGTTGACCGCCTTTGCCTTCGTGCGTGCACCCTTCGGCAGTGGTTGGCCTTCCGGCGTATCGGTGATGATTCGCGCTGTTCGGTCGTGGAGATCGCCCCCCTGTCCGAAGGCCTCGAGCATCGCCTGACATTTCGTGTGGACAGCGGCGACCCTGAGCTCGATCTGGCTGTAGTCGGCGCGAATCAAAGAGTAGCCCTCGGGAGCCCGAAACTGGCGCCGGACAGAGCTGTCACGGGGGACGTTCTGCAGGTTGGGGTCGCTCGAAGAGAACCGACCGGTCGCAGCGCCGGCGATCTTGAAGGAGCCATGGACGCAGCCGGTGTCCGGGGAGTAGTGATCCCGCAAGGCGCGGGCGTGGTCGAGGCTCTTCTTCGCCCTTCTATAGTCGAGGATAGGTGCCGCGAGCCCGAGGTCCTTCCCCTTTTCCTGCATCCGCTTCAGCGTGGTTGAGTCCGTCTTGTACTGACCGCTCTTCTCTGCGCGGGGCCATCGCGTGGAATCGGGTTTGTGGGCATCAATCCACTCCGACAGCCTCGACGTGTGAGACGGCGTGATATTGGGGTCGCCGACAAGCTCGCGCAGCGAGGCGAGGGGGCTTGCGAGGGCACCCTCGGACTCTTTGACGAGCGCATTGATTCCTTCGATGTCTGCAGGAATGCCCCTCAGCTCTATTTCGGCGACAGGGAGGATGCAGGGGCGCATCGCTTCCGCGTAGACGGCAGCTTCGCCGTACCCGGGCGCGAGGCTCTGGTACAGGCGATACGTCGCAATGGCGTCTGCAGCGGCGTACTGGATCGCCTCGTTGTCAAGCTCCTGGTTCCAGTCCCACCGCTGGTAGCCCTTGTCTGCGGGGAACTGGTCGTCGAGGACGTCCGCCACGAGGTCCTTCAACCCCGAAGTCGGGAATCCGGCAGCACTCGCGAGGAGCATCGAGCAGTGGGGGAGTGTTGGGTTCAGGCCAGCGTGGAGAAAGAACTTCAGTTCGAAGGCGGCGTTGTGAGCAACCCAGGCCTTCGTCTCGAGTACGGGCCGGAGGGTCTCGATTCCTACCGCGTCGATGTCGAAGATGTAGACCTGAGCCCCGTCGAACACCTGAACGAGCCGGATACGGGAGTGGTGCGGGTTGAGTGCATTGTCGTGTTCAGGGTTGACGGCGGTCTCGATGTCTACCCCCAGGATTCCGTCGCTCGCGAGGAGGGCGTCAACCGCAGCGAGGGCTGCATCAGGATCGGCGACGACCTGACGCGGATAGTCCCATCCATTTATCTGCGGTTCCCCCCTGCCGCCCCCGGTTCCGAGCCCCTCAAGGGCTCGGGAACCGAGGGGCCCGCAGGCAGCAGGTGACACCCCTCCGGTTCCGGACTGGTTCCCGATCGGTTCCGCCTTGTTCCCGCTTGCATTGCCAGTGAACTTGGAAGACCCACCATCCTGGGGCTCAGAGGGGGGTGTTGAACCGGTTCCCGAACCGGTTCCCTCGCTGTTCCCGATTGGTCCGGGCTTCCCATCGGAGCGACAATCATCAGGCCCGCCTGCGACGTGGAGTCTGGACGCCTGGCCCTCACCTCTGTCGATGATCTTGCCGTGGGTGAGGAGGTAGTCGATCGCTTGCAGAACGCCCTGCTTCCTGCCACCGCATCCGCGCACGACGTCGCTCTTCGATGACCCGGGGTTCTTTCGGATGAACGCAAGGACAGTCTCTCTGGGGTTGATGGGTTCGCCGTCCAGTGGGCGCAGCCCCTCAGCTGCCTTGATGAGGGAGAAGTTTGGTACGCTGAATCTCCCAACCACCTTGAAGTGCCGGACGTTCTCTCGGGCGGGCTTCCCGTTCATGGCCTTGTCGATGGTCATGTGGACGATGTGATCGACTGCCGCCCCAATAGCAGTCGAGTCGCGGTAGCCGGAGTCATCCTTGGTCGCGTGATGATTGAGGACAATTGCGACGCCGGTGTCGTGCGAAAGGTCTGCAAGATCATTGACAACTTTGGCAATTTGATCCGCTGCTGACCACTTAATGGGCTCACCTTCAGCCGCCTGCGGTCCCCACTTCACCAGGGTGTCGATGATGACCAGCTTAGGATGGTGTAATTCAATGAACACTCGGAGGGCAGCGACGCCATTCGGGATGTAGCGACGCGTCGTGTGGAGGTCCCTCGTTCTCGGGTCATCTGGGTCGCTCGGGAAACCCATTTCTGAGAGCTCTTGCACGAGATCCTCTTCAGCCTCTTCAAGCCCAACCCAGAGAACGGGCCCCTTCGCCACCGGCTCACCCGCGAACTCTCCCGTGATGACGAGCCCAAGAACCATGAATCGGCAAACGGTCGACTTCCCAGTCTTTTCGCGTGACGAAAACAGCGTGAGGCGACCCTTGTACGCGAATCCGGGAATGACCGCTTCTCGTAGATTGCCGTTACCAACCTCGTTGAGAAGCTCGCCGTATGTGAGTACCCACTTGTCGTCGGTGTGCTGCTCGGCGGCGCCCTTGGGGGTGTCGGTGCCGATCATTACTGGGGAGCTGGCAAAGTCCCTGTTGATCCCGAATGCGCACGAGTCGCAGAAGTCGGCTGCCGGTTTGCCGCTTGCCAGTGTTTCCTGCCTGAAGGACCTGCAGGTTCTCGGCTTCATGTTGCTTCGTGCTTCCGCGATGGCGCCTTCAACTTCCGTCTCGTCGAAGTTCGAGTACCCCCGACTAAACTCCATGGCTACGTTCTCGCCGTCCTCACAGCAGACGAGGTTAGTCAGTGCGCCCAGCCAGATGTCGCGGTTGGCATCATCTGGGTTGTCGTTGAGGTGCTTCAGGAGGGCACACCCAGCGAAGACCTTGCTGGCGTTCGCCGGCGGAAACTCTGGCGTCGCTGAGGTCGGCGACTTCTCTGTGATTCGCGGAATGTGGTCCAGAAGCCACTGTGGGGCCAGTGGGATTGAACCGTTCAACAGAGGACACGGACCGACGTAAGGTTGACCGCTTGTGTGGGTACTCGGGGCTACCACGATTGTCGAACGATGAGCTTTAACCTCTACGTCTTGGAGTCCGCCAAGTCTACCGGATCGGAGGCGGAGTTCTGGCGGAACCGCGAGGTAGATATGTTCGCCACCAGACCCCGACTCGACCGTGGCATTCCGAGGTATTGGACCGAACTTCGCTTCCAGCTTGGCAAGCTGGAGACGCCCGTCCCTTGACTCACCTTCCTCTGCGACGTGCTTCACGTCGACATCGAGGACGATGAAGCCCTCTCCCGTAATGACAGCGATGTTGAGTTCGGTGGGCGGTGCGGCGATGTACGCCCCGTTGGACTTCGAGGGACACGACCATTCGCCCGCTAGGAACCTCTCGACGTCCTCGGCGGTTCGCAGTGGGGAGTTGAAGTAGTTGGAAATCGCTGGGTGCTTCCCGCACTTGTGGGCGGAGTTGGTGTTTCCACAAGCACACTTTCCGGGCTCAAAGACACCGTGGAGGGGGACGACCGCGTGTCCGGCGTTGATGAGCTGAAGAGAAGTGCTGCGAAAGGTCGTTTTATCCATGACGACCCCCCCACAGCCAGGAGGTGTTTCGTCTCATCGATCACCTCCATCGTCGCCGCCAGTGGAGGTGTTCTCTTCAATCCACGCGAGGAAGTCGTCAAAACGCACTCGGATCTGGTTTTGTACCCGGAAGTGCCGTGGTCCGTGACCGTCAGCGATCCAACCGTAGAGGGTCGTGCGCGAGATCTGGAGCAGTTTCGAGATCTCATCAACAGTGAGCATCGCATCCAGCGGCGTTTCGCTGACACCCACAAGGCCGAGAAATGCCTCGAAGGTCAGGGGCTCGGGGGCCCTTGTGACCTCGGTGATCAGGAGCGTCACGGGCCACCCTCCTCGAGCCACGCGAGATACTCGGCCGGTGAGAAGCGGATCACCGAGCCGACTTTGAACGCACGCGGGCCGCGACCCCGGTGCACCCACGACCGGACGGTGGACTCTTTGACGTTTTGAGCGTTGGCGACGTCCCGCGGCGTCATGAATGGGGCACGCAGGAACCAGCCTTCTGGTAGGTCGGGCTCGCTCTGGACTCTGATGAATCGGATGGCCATATCTATTCCTCCCAGATAAATATGGTCGAAGTAGACCAACACTTCTCAGAAGTATTGGAGACCTCTAACTTCTATTCTGTGAATTACTTGCGTTGAAACTTGGCGGGTAGGCGCACTGGGTGGCTGTCCACGCGGTGAGGCGATGGGAGCGTTCTCGACAGTAGCGTGAAAAAGCTAAGCCTCGAACGCCCCCAGGGGACGACGAGCCTCGCGGCCGCAACAGATAGACATGTCGTTACCAGGACGAGTCAATCCGCCTGCCGTGCCCAGATTTCCGTGATCTGCTGCATTGAGATCCTGTTGTAGATGGTGGAAGGGCTGAGGCCATCGATTTCGTTGGATACCCCATTTGCCACCATCGTCTTCTTGGGTGGAACCCGAGGATCAAAGTTGCCGACCTTCTTCCATCTCTGGGCGATGTCCGCGAGTACCTCCTCGAGCGCTTCCCACATGCGCTCGTCACGATCCTCTGCATTCTCGCGATGGGTTTGTGCAACTTGATCGACGCGGTGATCTTCCTTCGTCAGGACGGGCGAGATCCCGGGGTACTGTTGGATGAGGGTATTAAGCGAGCTGTTAATCACCGCGACCGTAGCATTCCAAGCGGCTAGCAGCCCGGCGACGAAGCTCGGGAGGCCATCGGGTTGATGCTCCGAGATCGCGTCGGCAATCGTTCGGATCGCCGCAGCGGCTTCCTCAAGACCCGCCACAGCAACCCCTGTCGCATCCTGATCGGTCCCCCGTCTTCCTTTGACGCTCGGACGGCGTCCTTTGCTGAGTGTCTTTATCTTCGCGGGAGGGAGTAATAGGAGTTCCGCAGCGCCCTCGAGCGCGTCAGAGAACTGAGAGATGTCGACTTGTGCGTTTCCTCCATCAAGTTCTTCCTTGATGTTCAATATGACCTGACCGACCATTCGGTGCATCAGAAGAAGACGTAACCCCTCGACCTTGTAGTCTTCGGCCCGTTTCATGACGCAACACCTGCAGAAGAGGGGTGAGCAACGACTTTTGCGAGCTTCCTTTTCCCTAGCAACAGATCCACGGCCCGCTGAAGCCCATCGCGTCTTCTGTCGATTGATACTTGTGCGTACACCGACGTGATACCGAGGTTGTTTGGTGAATGTCCGAGGGTGGCCTGCACGACCGCGAAGTCGACGCCAGCATCAAGGCCAGCCTGCGCGACGGTTCGCCGGAGGTCATGAGGGTTGGCCTTCTCGATTTTGGCTGTTTTCCAGGCCTTCTGCCACGCTTTGCGGAAGCCCTGACGGTGGCTTGGGCTCGAGGTCGAGCGGAACACGAAGGTTTCGTCCCTTTTCTTGTCTTCGGATCTGCGCTTGAGGACTTCGATCGCCTCCGGAATGAGGGGGACCACATGTTCGCGGCGCGTCTTGAATCGTGAAGCTGGGATGGTCCAACGAGGGGAGGGTCCCGAAAGCACAACCTCGGACCATCGCATTCCGAGGACGTCACCCTTCCTCGCGGCTGTCGTGAGGAGGAGCACGATGATGTCGCGGGTGTCGCCATCCGGGGCTGCTTCGATCAGGGCTTGCACTTCATCCGGCTGCAAGCACCGGGTGCGCGGAGTCTCCTTTCTTGCGCTGGTCTTCGCGACGGGGTTGCTCTCGACCAGCCCTCGTTCGATTGCCCAGGTGAACAGCTTGGAGAGCGCTGCACGGGTGCGATTCGCTGCCACGGGCCCTCCTACCGTTCGCTTTTCCTCCTCGACCTTACGCGATCGCGCGGCCTTCGCGAGAAGCGAGGCCACCTCGGGGCCGGTCACGTCCTCGATCTTCCTGTCACCAATGACCGGTCGGACGTGTCGCTCGAAGAGGTACTTGTTCTCGACTACGGACCTTTCGGACCATGTCGTGTCGGCCAGGAACGTATCCCAAGCGCTGCCGACCGTCATGGCCTCAGGATCGCCACGGAGGGCGATCCTCGGATCCTTGCCCGTTCGCAGTGCCTGGTTGCATCTGTCGGCAAGGTCTCGAGCGTCGTCAAACTCAATCTCGTCGAGATCACAGAGCTTCAGGCGATGGCTTCGGCCGTCAGGGCCCTTTCGTTGCCAGTAAAGTGACCGGTGACCCTGATCGGTTACTTCCACGTGGAAGCCCGGCGTAGTTGAGCACCACAGGCGGGTTCGTTTCTTGCCGGCTTTGGGTTTCAGCCTGCGTGCGGCAGTGACTTTGAGGGGCCGTTTGGATTGAGCCACGGGGACCTCCTGATTGGCAGTTCGGAACACCCTGGGAACACCTACGATTCACGAATTCTGCGTTTCAGACCAAGATGAGTTTACCCCAGTGATGGCGTAAGTGCAACAAAGAATAGTGATATCAGATCAGTTCGTAGTCGCAGAAGAATGAGGAGCACCTGAATGGGGTTCAGGGGGTCCGGAGTTCAAATCTCCGCGTCCCGACCAAATTCGACCGTGATCGCCGCCCCGCACGGGGCGGCGTTGTTGTCTGCAGCCGCCGCCGCCCTCGCTGGCGCTCGGGCTCGCGAGCTCTCGGCCGGCACGGCGCGATCGCGAACGCTCGCGCCGCACCCGCCTCGAGCTCGCGCCGGCGTCGCCGGTGGTGGCGGTTGTGCGTCAGTCGGCATTGAACTCCGGATTCTGAGGGTGGGGGTTGCGGCCACCGCTGCGCTGCGCTTCGCAGTGGCCGCGACGCACCCGGACCAGCGAGTGCCGGCGGCGCCGTCACACCTCGATGACGACCTTGCCGCGGGCGCGGCCCTCGGCCAGGTAGCGGACCGCGTCGGCCGCGGCGGAGAGCGGGAAGACCTGGTCGATCACCGGCCTGACCTTTCCGGCCTCGATGAGCTCGGCCAGGAGCCGGAGGTCCTCCGCGCGGCACCGCGCGATGAACATCCGCAGGGTGTGGCGCACGAACGCCGACAGCAGCACGGCCCGGAGCTGGCGGTCGATGCCGCCGATCCAGCGGTCGCCCCCCTCGGCCCCGACGATGACCAGCGTGCCCCGGTCTGCGAGGACGCGCCGGAGCTGGGAGAGCGGGCGAGCACCGGCCGTGTCGAGGATGAGGTCGTAGCGGTGACGAGCCTGGGTGAGGTCGTCGTGCGTGGAATCGACGACGTGGTCGGCGCCGATCGACCTGACGAGGTCCACCTTCGGCGCGCTGCAGGCCCCGGTGACCTCCGCTCCGAACGCCTTGGCGAGCTGCACCGCGAAGGTCCCCACGCCTCCCCCCGCGCCCGTGACCAGCACCCCTTGCCCGGCCTCGACCCGGCCATGGTCGCGCAGCCCCTGAAGGGCGGTGAGGCCGGATACGGGCACCGCCGCCGCCTGGACGAAGGTGAGGTTCGCGGGCTTCGGGCCGAGATTCCGCTCTCGAGCGCACGCGTGCTCGGCAAACGAGCCGTCGCACATGCCGAACACCGGGTCGCCCGGCCGGAACCGAGTCACGTTGCCACCGACCGCCTCGACGGTCCCCGCGACGTCGTAGCCGCGGACGCGGGTCCTGGGCGCGCGCAGCCCGTAGCCCATGATCCGAACCACGTACGGCAGGCCGGTCATGAGGTGCCAGACTCCTGGATCCACGCCGGCTGCGCGAACGCGGATCAGAACGTCACGCTCGCCGACGGGAGGCATGGCGACGTCGGTGAGCCGCAGGACGTCAGCTGAGCCGTACCGGTCCTGTGTGATCGCCTTCATGGGGCACCCCCGACAGCGAGCCGGCACTGGACAGAGGTGCCGTCCGGCTTCGCAGTGTGCTAATCTTGCCACAGAGTCTCAGTTAGGAGGAGCCCATGAACGATCTGAAGCGCCTGGTCGGGGTCGTGGTGATCGTCGGCTGCGCCGTGGTCGCGGCTTCCCAGGAGCCGCCGGTGATGCAGCCGACAGCCGAGCACAAGCAGCTCGAAGCATGGATCGGGAGCTGGGCCGGCAGCGGCGAGCTCAAGCCTGGGCCGTTCGGGCCGGGCGGGCCGATGAGCTGGACCGAGGACTGCGCGTGGTTCGAAGGCGGCCGGTTCCACGTGGTGTGCCGGTCGGATGGGACCTCGCCGATGGGACCCATGAAGGGCCTCGGCATCGTGGGGTACAACGCCGAGAAGAAGGTCTTCACCCACTACGGCGTCGACAGCACCGGCTGGTCAGGGTACGCCGAGGGCACCAGGTCCGGGTCGACCTGGACCTTTCGAGCCGACGAGCTCATGGGTGGCAAGGTCATCCACGGTCGCTACACGATGACTCTGGTGACGCCGACGAAGATGACCTTCAGCTGGGAGATGTCGGAGGACGGCACGAGCTGGGTCGTGATGATGGACGGCACGACCGAGAAGAAGTAGCAGCGGCCGCGCCACCTGGACATCCTCGCCGACATCATGGCGGTGTCGCGGGCGCCGGGCCGGCTGACGACCGACGCGCACCTGGCCGCGCTGGCCATCGAGACCCAGTCGGAGCTGCACTCCAACGACGTCGACTTTGCGAGGTTCCCTGGTCTGCGCTGGAGGAACCCGCTGCACTGAAGGCTGGGGCGCCGCTGCCGGCGCCTCAGGCTGCCCGCTCCAGCCCTCCCCACCGGGGCTTGTTCGTGGCGCTGGCTAGGGCACGACCAGGGACCATGCCGAGGCGTCGCCGCTCTCGAAGCCGTCGGCGAAGAGGTCGCCGCCGAGCGGGGCCGCACAGTAGCGGCTTCCCTTCTGGGTGTCGTTGACGCCGCCCCAGATGATCATCTCGGTGCCGGTCCAGACCGCCGACCAGCGCCCTCCGGCGCGAACCTCGGGCGCGTCGACCAGCGTCGTCGGACGCCAGGTGTCGGTGAGCGGGTCGTAGCGGCCGCCGCTGGAGTCGTTCTCGCCGCCCCAGAGCACGAGCTCGCTGCCGGTCCAGACTCCCTGCGCGATGCGCGGGGTCGGAGCCCCGACGAGCGTGGTTGGCGTCCAGCTGTCGGTCGTCGGATCGTAGCGGCCCCCGTCGTTGAGGTCGCCGAGGAACAGCCAGTCGTTGCCTCCCCACACGATCATCTCGGTCCCGGTCCAGACCCCGATCGGCCACATCCGGGTGACGGGCGAGCCGGCGACGTCGGTCGGCGTCCAGCTGTCGGTCGCCGGGTTGTAGCGGCCGCCGGTCGGGGTGATCCCGTCGTTGATGAAGCCGCCCCAGATGATCATCTCGGTGCCGGTCCAGACCGCGGCGTGGTGGTCTCGCGCTCCGGGAGCGTTGACGAGGGTGGCGTTGGCCCAGGTGTTGGTCGCGGGCCGGTACCGCTTGGCGAGCGTGTCGGTGCCGATTCCGCCGAAGACGATCATCTCGGTGCCGGTCCAGACCGCGGTGTGCCCGTAGCGGTTGGTCGGCGCGTTGGCGGTGGTGGTGAGGCTCCAGCTGTCGGTCACCGGGTCGTAGAGGCCGCCGGTGCCGGGCGTGAAGGGATCGCCGTCCGGCTCGCCACCCCAAAAGATCGCCTTCGAGCCGGTCCAGACCGAGGTGACGTTCTCGCGGCCATAGGGGGCGCCGACCTCGGTGAGCGTCCGCCAGCTGTCGGTCGCCGGATCGTAGATGCCGCCGGGCCTCGATACCCCCGAGGAGAAGCCGCCCCAGATGATCATCTCGCTGCCCGTCCACTCGGCGGCGTGGAGGCCGCGCGCCGCGGGAACGTTCATCGTGCCGGTGGGGTGCCAGGCGT from Thermoanaerobaculales bacterium includes the following:
- a CDS encoding tyrosine-type recombinase/integrase, which produces MAQSKRPLKVTAARRLKPKAGKKRTRLWCSTTPGFHVEVTDQGHRSLYWQRKGPDGRSHRLKLCDLDEIEFDDARDLADRCNQALRTGKDPRIALRGDPEAMTVGSAWDTFLADTTWSERSVVENKYLFERHVRPVIGDRKIEDVTGPEVASLLAKAARSRKVEEEKRTVGGPVAANRTRAALSKLFTWAIERGLVESNPVAKTSARKETPRTRCLQPDEVQALIEAAPDGDTRDIIVLLLTTAARKGDVLGMRWSEVVLSGPSPRWTIPASRFKTRREHVVPLIPEAIEVLKRRSEDKKRDETFVFRSTSSPSHRQGFRKAWQKAWKTAKIEKANPHDLRRTVAQAGLDAGVDFAVVQATLGHSPNNLGITSVYAQVSIDRRRDGLQRAVDLLLGKRKLAKVVAHPSSAGVAS
- a CDS encoding NAD(P)-dependent alcohol dehydrogenase, which gives rise to MKAITQDRYGSADVLRLTDVAMPPVGERDVLIRVRAAGVDPGVWHLMTGLPYVVRIMGYGLRAPRTRVRGYDVAGTVEAVGGNVTRFRPGDPVFGMCDGSFAEHACARERNLGPKPANLTFVQAAAVPVSGLTALQGLRDHGRVEAGQGVLVTGAGGGVGTFAVQLAKAFGAEVTGACSAPKVDLVRSIGADHVVDSTHDDLTQARHRYDLILDTAGARPLSQLRRVLADRGTLVIVGAEGGDRWIGGIDRQLRAVLLSAFVRHTLRMFIARCRAEDLRLLAELIEAGKVRPVIDQVFPLSAAADAVRYLAEGRARGKVVIEV
- a CDS encoding helix-turn-helix domain-containing protein, translating into MTLLITEVTRAPEPLTFEAFLGLVGVSETPLDAMLTVDEISKLLQISRTTLYGWIADGHGPRHFRVQNQIRVRFDDFLAWIEENTSTGGDDGGDR
- a CDS encoding helix-turn-helix domain-containing protein; the protein is MLVYFDHIYLGGIDMAIRFIRVQSEPDLPEGWFLRAPFMTPRDVANAQNVKESTVRSWVHRGRGPRAFKVGSVIRFSPAEYLAWLEEGGP
- a CDS encoding DNA polymerase, encoding MDKTTFRSTSLQLINAGHAVVPLHGVFEPGKCACGNTNSAHKCGKHPAISNYFNSPLRTAEDVERFLAGEWSCPSKSNGAYIAAPPTELNIAVITGEGFIVLDVDVKHVAEEGESRDGRLQLAKLEAKFGPIPRNATVESGSGGEHIYLAVPPELRLRSGRLGGLQDVEVKAHRSTIVVAPSTHTSGQPYVGPCPLLNGSIPLAPQWLLDHIPRITEKSPTSATPEFPPANASKVFAGCALLKHLNDNPDDANRDIWLGALTNLVCCEDGENVAMEFSRGYSNFDETEVEGAIAEARSNMKPRTCRSFRQETLASGKPAADFCDSCAFGINRDFASSPVMIGTDTPKGAAEQHTDDKWVLTYGELLNEVGNGNLREAVIPGFAYKGRLTLFSSREKTGKSTVCRFMVLGLVITGEFAGEPVAKGPVLWVGLEEAEEDLVQELSEMGFPSDPDDPRTRDLHTTRRYIPNGVAALRVFIELHHPKLVIIDTLVKWGPQAAEGEPIKWSAADQIAKVVNDLADLSHDTGVAIVLNHHATKDDSGYRDSTAIGAAVDHIVHMTIDKAMNGKPARENVRHFKVVGRFSVPNFSLIKAAEGLRPLDGEPINPRETVLAFIRKNPGSSKSDVVRGCGGRKQGVLQAIDYLLTHGKIIDRGEGQASRLHVAGGPDDCRSDGKPGPIGNSEGTGSGTGSTPPSEPQDGGSSKFTGNASGNKAEPIGNQSGTGGVSPAACGPLGSRALEGLGTGGGRGEPQINGWDYPRQVVADPDAALAAVDALLASDGILGVDIETAVNPEHDNALNPHHSRIRLVQVFDGAQVYIFDIDAVGIETLRPVLETKAWVAHNAAFELKFFLHAGLNPTLPHCSMLLASAAGFPTSGLKDLVADVLDDQFPADKGYQRWDWNQELDNEAIQYAAADAIATYRLYQSLAPGYGEAAVYAEAMRPCILPVAEIELRGIPADIEGINALVKESEGALASPLASLRELVGDPNITPSHTSRLSEWIDAHKPDSTRWPRAEKSGQYKTDSTTLKRMQEKGKDLGLAAPILDYRRAKKSLDHARALRDHYSPDTGCVHGSFKIAGAATGRFSSSDPNLQNVPRDSSVRRQFRAPEGYSLIRADYSQIELRVAAVHTKCQAMLEAFGQGGDLHDRTARIITDTPEGQPLPKGARTKAKAVNFGLLYGQQAKGLIEYARANYGVKLTPAEASSLRAKFFEAYPEIGHWHAGIRGREQDRYVEETALGRVRDLQRTGRGEYWANAHLNTPIQGSAAEIMQVALVKLRERLRSLDAWIVSTVHDEVLVVANDDCIKATGQAIYDALIDAATAVLPGIPTKNLVQPVVGKTWDEARDDSDQGRWVGSPNRTDPDHQVGAGQLPEPDQDSNNDRRRN
- a CDS encoding DUF1579 family protein yields the protein MNDLKRLVGVVVIVGCAVVAASQEPPVMQPTAEHKQLEAWIGSWAGSGELKPGPFGPGGPMSWTEDCAWFEGGRFHVVCRSDGTSPMGPMKGLGIVGYNAEKKVFTHYGVDSTGWSGYAEGTRSGSTWTFRADELMGGKVIHGRYTMTLVTPTKMTFSWEMSEDGTSWVVMMDGTTEKK